A single region of the Pseudalkalibacillus berkeleyi genome encodes:
- a CDS encoding methyl-accepting chemotaxis protein produces the protein MEQNSLQLEGLMQKNRIMLIVAGVCTVLATGIDISLGAPLLNILIILFGGLILTSVLAFSYFKKKFIRATPYISVIGLSAILATIMHTSPSDQNAFLVYFLLACSILYLDKKVYFVGTAIAVGLVVSYYLMYGSTLETNLGKTMLIMTLVLVVFYLQLAIAKKLNDKMEKLQSEVETRFQREKEVRQRLDRETKEIAVDLQDVTKTSEYNQQSFIQMNTAIQEIASGTQSQSETVSTIMNSIESTSELVTRMLESAEVILEKTEKTGDSSKQGTARIEQLHKQINEFKVLVSTMAEDMNILSKHVGDSVTSLNSIQEITSQTNLLALNASIEAARAGEAGKGFAVVADEIRKLADVTERTAHDISKNLTEIQQSNGRTQKQMKSIANEMEENIRETEQTKVIFEDINGSVQMLNKEMNEFQSLATHVSKDTRDVESSVNDFAAVIEESTATTEEISASIQQQTSQNEMIVQQIEQINNKVSSLVEKENR, from the coding sequence TTGGAACAGAATTCTTTGCAGCTTGAAGGGTTAATGCAAAAGAACAGAATCATGTTAATCGTTGCTGGTGTATGTACCGTATTAGCAACCGGAATTGATATTAGTTTAGGCGCACCACTTTTGAACATCTTGATTATATTGTTTGGCGGTTTAATTTTAACTAGTGTACTTGCCTTTTCTTATTTTAAGAAGAAGTTTATTAGAGCAACGCCCTACATATCAGTAATCGGATTGAGTGCTATACTTGCTACAATCATGCACACATCACCTTCCGACCAGAACGCGTTTCTTGTTTATTTTCTATTAGCTTGTTCAATATTGTATCTAGATAAGAAAGTGTATTTTGTCGGCACAGCAATTGCGGTTGGTCTAGTAGTTTCCTACTATTTGATGTATGGTTCGACTTTAGAGACAAACCTAGGTAAAACGATGCTAATCATGACGCTTGTGCTTGTCGTATTCTATCTACAGCTTGCAATTGCAAAAAAACTTAACGATAAAATGGAGAAACTCCAAAGTGAAGTGGAAACACGATTCCAGCGTGAAAAAGAAGTAAGACAACGTTTAGATCGTGAAACGAAAGAGATAGCTGTAGACCTTCAAGATGTAACGAAGACGAGTGAATATAACCAACAATCGTTCATTCAGATGAATACCGCTATTCAAGAGATCGCTTCTGGCACACAATCTCAAAGTGAGACAGTTAGTACAATTATGAACTCTATTGAAAGCACGAGTGAACTCGTTACGCGTATGCTCGAAAGTGCGGAAGTTATTTTAGAAAAGACTGAAAAAACGGGTGACAGCTCAAAGCAAGGAACCGCTCGAATAGAGCAGCTACATAAACAAATTAATGAATTCAAAGTCCTCGTATCAACAATGGCAGAAGATATGAACATTTTGTCAAAGCATGTTGGAGACTCAGTTACATCGCTTAACTCTATTCAAGAGATTACATCTCAAACGAACCTGCTTGCACTGAATGCATCTATTGAAGCAGCAAGAGCAGGGGAAGCAGGAAAAGGATTTGCCGTCGTTGCTGATGAAATCCGTAAACTAGCGGATGTTACTGAAAGAACAGCCCATGATATCTCTAAGAACCTGACTGAGATTCAGCAAAGTAACGGACGTACACAAAAGCAAATGAAGAGCATTGCAAATGAAATGGAAGAAAACATCCGAGAAACAGAACAAACGAAAGTAATCTTTGAAGACATCAATGGATCTGTACAAATGCTGAATAAAGAAATGAATGAATTCCAATCTCTTGCAACTCATGTGAGTAAAGATACGAGAGATGTTGAAAGCTCAGTAAATGACTTTGCTGCTGTGATTGAAGAGTCTACTGCTACGACAGAAGAGATTTCGGCTTCAATTCAACAACAAACTTCTCAGAATGAAATGATCGTTCAGCAAATTGAGCAAATTAACAATAAAGTCTCAAGCCTCGTTGAGAAAGAAAATAGATAA
- a CDS encoding DMT family transporter, with protein MSTKAFLMAFTTVVIWGSTFAAIRASLHGGYSAGHLVLTRYGIASIIFILIALIPRVKIRVPHRKDLFKILILGFVGISLYNIGVTFGELTISAGNAGMLIGSTPIFTALIAVSFLKEKLGKSGWIGMFIGFIGILLITLGTSDATLRISIGAVLVLMAAIATSVFFVFQKSLHIRYSPLELTAYFTWAGTIPFLFFSPGLIETIQNATLEANLSALYTGIFPASVAYLTWATALSLGRASSVTSMLYIEPVVAIFTAWIWLQEWPSTLSLIGGLIAISGVVVVNGIDRRQPDLSKNVA; from the coding sequence TTGAGTACAAAGGCGTTTTTAATGGCATTTACGACCGTTGTCATTTGGGGTTCAACATTTGCAGCAATCCGAGCAAGTTTGCATGGCGGATATTCCGCTGGTCACTTAGTCTTGACGCGTTATGGTATTGCTTCGATTATTTTTATTTTGATCGCTCTCATTCCTAGGGTTAAGATAAGGGTTCCGCACCGTAAGGATTTATTCAAGATACTTATCCTAGGGTTTGTTGGCATTAGCCTTTATAACATTGGGGTTACTTTCGGTGAATTGACAATTTCAGCAGGTAATGCCGGTATGCTGATCGGGTCTACTCCAATTTTCACAGCACTTATTGCCGTATCTTTCTTAAAAGAAAAACTAGGCAAATCAGGCTGGATCGGCATGTTTATTGGGTTTATAGGAATACTACTCATCACGTTAGGAACATCTGATGCAACATTAAGAATTTCTATAGGTGCAGTCCTTGTTCTAATGGCTGCAATTGCAACATCTGTGTTTTTTGTATTTCAAAAATCACTACATATTCGTTATTCACCATTGGAGTTAACCGCCTATTTTACGTGGGCAGGAACGATTCCGTTCTTGTTTTTCTCGCCAGGACTGATTGAAACGATTCAGAATGCTACATTGGAGGCTAATCTTTCTGCCCTTTATACAGGCATCTTCCCAGCATCCGTCGCGTATCTCACATGGGCAACTGCCCTATCATTAGGTCGAGCAAGTTCTGTTACGAGCATGTTGTATATTGAGCCTGTCGTAGCGATATTCACAGCATGGATCTGGCTCCAGGAATGGCCAAGTACTTTATCACTCATTGGTGGTTTAATTGCTATATCAGGAGTTGTCGTTGTAAACGGAATTGATCGCAGGCAACCTGATTTATCTAAAAATGTCGCTTAA
- a CDS encoding FbpB family small basic protein produces the protein MGKRKTSFEELFIQNRDKLINDPKEMEKIEKKIEKKQLDKSS, from the coding sequence ATGGGAAAGAGGAAAACTTCATTCGAAGAACTATTCATCCAAAATCGGGATAAGTTAATTAACGATCCGAAAGAAATGGAAAAGATCGAAAAGAAGATCGAGAAAAAGCAACTCGATAAGTCATCATAA
- a CDS encoding VOC family protein, which yields MKHQATPYFTFDGNASEALAYYKEIFDGEVLQVQTFGEADFPTPPEADDRVMHAQFKKDDLFIMMSDTFPGQPSEKGSSISLALEMESEEEAETLYSKLSEKGTVLMELQDTFWGAKYGKVKDAFGITWDLNYTKPE from the coding sequence ATGAAACATCAAGCTACACCTTACTTTACATTTGACGGAAATGCATCTGAAGCTTTGGCATATTACAAAGAAATATTCGATGGAGAAGTCCTACAAGTACAAACTTTTGGTGAGGCTGATTTCCCAACACCTCCAGAGGCTGATGACCGTGTTATGCACGCACAATTCAAGAAGGATGACTTATTTATAATGATGTCTGATACATTTCCAGGACAACCGAGTGAGAAGGGAAGTTCAATTTCTTTAGCGCTTGAAATGGAAAGTGAAGAAGAAGCTGAAACACTTTACAGCAAACTAAGTGAAAAAGGAACCGTACTAATGGAATTACAAGATACATTCTGGGGAGCAAAGTACGGGAAAGTGAAAGATGCTTTCGGAATTACGTGGGACCTGAATTATACCAAACCTGAATAA
- a CDS encoding aminoglycoside phosphotransferase family protein, with protein sequence MDWQENFKKNIHLYFGEVGDAWLENLPKLIKYCEVKWSLAMNEPYSLSINYVAPAEMEDGRDVVIKICIPGNDFLDEVEALKLFRDKGMVKLIDYDINNGILILEKLLPGFTLAKVEDQDEACGIAAREMKKLITPAPKDSRLPTTKAREQNLRKQVDDHPYGVGQIDRATMDRALRIFTYLNDTIEHKYLLHGDFHHYNILSSGVEEWTVIDPKGLIGEIEYDLIQFMLNKLPEEDAYKVIKRRCDIFTEELNLNKERLLLWGYCHTVLATVWSVDMKDGSYNKSFLKGIRIFENLYESEFGKKQDPTSR encoded by the coding sequence ATGGATTGGCAAGAAAATTTTAAGAAAAATATTCACTTATACTTTGGAGAGGTTGGGGACGCTTGGTTAGAAAACCTACCCAAACTCATCAAATATTGTGAAGTGAAGTGGTCACTCGCTATGAATGAACCTTATTCTCTTTCCATTAACTATGTAGCACCTGCTGAAATGGAAGATGGTCGGGATGTTGTAATCAAGATTTGTATACCGGGTAATGATTTTCTTGATGAGGTAGAAGCGTTGAAGTTGTTCAGAGATAAGGGAATGGTTAAACTCATTGACTATGATATTAATAATGGGATTTTGATTCTTGAAAAACTCTTACCAGGATTTACATTGGCCAAAGTAGAGGACCAGGATGAAGCATGTGGGATTGCAGCCCGAGAAATGAAAAAACTGATCACGCCTGCACCAAAGGATTCAAGGTTACCTACAACTAAAGCACGTGAACAAAACCTCAGAAAGCAGGTAGACGATCATCCTTATGGGGTTGGGCAAATTGACCGAGCTACAATGGATCGGGCGTTACGAATATTTACATACTTAAACGATACGATTGAACACAAATATCTTCTACATGGGGATTTCCACCATTACAATATTTTGTCATCTGGAGTGGAAGAGTGGACAGTGATTGATCCAAAAGGGTTAATCGGAGAAATAGAGTATGATCTTATCCAATTCATGCTAAATAAGTTGCCTGAAGAAGATGCATATAAAGTGATTAAACGTAGGTGTGACATATTTACAGAAGAGCTGAACTTAAACAAGGAGCGGCTCCTATTATGGGGATACTGTCACACGGTGCTTGCTACCGTTTGGTCAGTCGATATGAAAGATGGTAGTTATAATAAAAGCTTCTTGAAGGGCATTAGAATTTTTGAAAATTTGTACGAAAGTGAGTTCGGAAAAAAACAAGACCCCACCAGTAGGTAG
- a CDS encoding YjcZ family sporulation protein, whose product MSGGYGSGFALIVVLFVLLIIVGAAFVGGGGY is encoded by the coding sequence ATGTCTGGAGGATATGGTTCGGGCTTTGCTCTAATTGTAGTTTTGTTTGTCCTTTTGATTATCGTAGGGGCAGCATTCGTAGGCGGTGGCGGTTACTAA
- a CDS encoding S8 family peptidase, which translates to MLKRFAALAASATLLMSGALPASAASVGEERSPLKAPLEQIASQELIVHFNDTVSSTYAEEVVENFGAEVIEKTDDFFVVKVDGSVTNAISGLEAIDAVEYAEQNATYHASYTPNDPFYESEQYAPQKVEADQAWDVTQSASSIKIAVIDTGVDYNHPDLAGKVIKGYDFVQDDNDPMDEHYHGTHVSGIAAANTNNGEGIAGLAPNASILAVRVLDAEGSGTLDDVAQGIRYAADQGAQVINLSLGGLLGTQTLKDAVDYAWNKGSVVVAAAGNESSAKPSYPAYYSNAIAVAATDQNDNLAYYSNYGTWVDIAAPGSSVYSTMPGNTYDNLSGTSMASPVVAGVAGLLASQGRTASEIRTALEDTADNITGTGVLFQNGRVNAANAVNH; encoded by the coding sequence ATGTTGAAACGATTTGCAGCACTTGCTGCATCTGCAACACTACTTATGTCAGGAGCATTACCCGCATCTGCGGCATCTGTTGGGGAGGAGCGTTCACCACTAAAAGCACCTTTAGAACAAATAGCTTCACAAGAATTAATCGTACACTTTAACGATACGGTTTCTTCTACATATGCTGAAGAGGTTGTTGAAAATTTTGGCGCTGAGGTCATTGAAAAGACAGATGACTTTTTCGTAGTGAAAGTGGACGGCTCAGTTACAAATGCTATTAGCGGACTTGAGGCAATTGACGCTGTCGAATATGCGGAGCAAAATGCAACCTACCATGCTAGTTATACGCCAAATGATCCATTCTATGAGTCAGAACAATACGCACCACAAAAGGTAGAAGCCGATCAAGCTTGGGATGTCACCCAAAGTGCATCTTCCATCAAAATTGCGGTCATCGATACAGGAGTGGATTACAATCACCCTGACTTAGCAGGAAAAGTCATTAAAGGATATGACTTTGTCCAAGATGACAACGATCCAATGGATGAGCATTACCACGGGACACATGTTTCTGGAATCGCAGCAGCGAACACGAATAATGGAGAGGGAATAGCAGGTCTGGCACCTAATGCATCTATCCTAGCCGTTCGAGTTCTTGATGCTGAAGGAAGCGGTACTTTGGATGATGTCGCACAAGGAATTCGTTATGCAGCTGACCAAGGTGCACAAGTCATTAACTTGAGCTTAGGTGGATTGCTTGGCACACAAACGTTAAAAGATGCAGTCGATTATGCATGGAATAAAGGATCTGTCGTAGTTGCAGCAGCAGGAAATGAAAGCTCTGCGAAACCAAGCTATCCAGCCTATTACTCTAATGCAATCGCAGTAGCAGCAACGGATCAAAACGACAATCTTGCTTACTATTCTAACTACGGTACATGGGTTGATATCGCAGCGCCTGGTTCAAGCGTTTACTCAACTATGCCAGGCAACACATATGACAATCTTTCTGGGACATCAATGGCATCACCAGTTGTTGCTGGGGTAGCCGGATTGTTAGCGTCACAAGGGCGAACAGCTTCAGAAATTCGCACTGCACTTGAAGATACAGCTGACAACATAACCGGAACAGGTGTCTTATTCCAAAACGGACGTGTAAATGCAGCAAACGCAGTGAATCATTAA
- a CDS encoding TetR/AcrR family transcriptional regulator, which yields MVNGFEKRAQKIKEKLIHTTLDLLSMMEPRNIRISDIANQANVSQVTIYNHFGSKEDLIKESLKTFYLQSINEFEVLIKDKDRSFQETIELMMFYKKETIQKYSTSKLQEYLLQDPEVKNFVEEIYTNRTLPLMIELIDNAKEKGEIQRDIPHSLIMFYLDIFKEKAEEFANLSKTYESEEKFVEDMMNLFFYGVAGKG from the coding sequence AAGTTGATCCATACAACATTAGATTTATTAAGTATGATGGAACCTAGGAATATAAGGATTTCAGATATAGCTAATCAAGCCAATGTGTCTCAAGTAACCATTTATAATCATTTTGGGAGTAAGGAAGACTTAATAAAAGAATCGTTAAAGACGTTCTATCTACAGTCAATCAATGAATTTGAAGTTTTAATAAAGGACAAAGATAGAAGTTTTCAAGAAACGATTGAACTAATGATGTTCTATAAAAAGGAAACGATTCAGAAGTACTCAACGAGTAAACTTCAAGAATACCTTCTACAAGATCCAGAAGTGAAAAATTTTGTTGAGGAGATTTATACGAACCGAACATTGCCACTCATGATCGAGCTTATTGATAATGCTAAGGAAAAAGGTGAAATTCAAAGGGACATTCCTCATTCTCTCATTATGTTTTACTTAGATATCTTTAAAGAAAAAGCGGAGGAGTTTGCAAACCTATCTAAGACCTACGAAAGTGAAGAAAAGTTTGTAGAGGACATGATGAATTTATTTTTTTATGGAGTCGCTGGTAAAGGGTAA
- a CDS encoding metalloregulator ArsR/SmtB family transcription factor gives MEKILSALAEPNRLKIVELLREQRLTVGEIAEQLQIRQPQASKHLKVLSEAGLVDVHPVANQRIYELRAEPFKELDTWIASYRNIMNERFDRLDDYLKELQSQEIDKSNKQ, from the coding sequence ATGGAAAAGATATTAAGTGCTCTAGCAGAGCCCAATCGATTAAAAATTGTAGAACTCCTGCGTGAGCAACGACTTACAGTCGGAGAAATCGCTGAACAACTCCAGATTCGACAGCCTCAAGCCTCTAAACATTTGAAGGTCCTAAGTGAAGCCGGTCTTGTTGACGTACATCCGGTTGCAAATCAGCGCATTTACGAGCTGAGAGCTGAGCCATTTAAGGAACTTGACACCTGGATCGCATCGTATCGAAACATCATGAATGAGAGATTTGACCGACTAGATGATTACCTCAAGGAATTACAAAGTCAGGAAATTGACAAAAGCAACAAGCAGTAA
- a CDS encoding alpha/beta hydrolase, with protein sequence MKKYMIGLIVVIIAIMTGCNKEESGTEMLIGTWNGAIQVPSQPLDIILNFNSNDDLTGTISIPVQNVDEFELTQINLKEDTVTFKMPLSGQNIYFKGKLDDDKISGTFTQQGKSFPFEVVRGEPKTDQSEEEENFLTIESPTGKLYGSLLTSEKSGPTPIAIIIPGSGPTDRNGNSPLLPGKNNSLKLLAEGLSEQGIASLRYDKRGAGKNAQAITKEEDLRFETFVDDAKQWINKLEEDERFSDIYVIGHSQGSLVGMLAAQDSSADAFISIAGAGRSIDQVLAEQLATLPEELLKESEQILASLKRGKTVNEVDTQLMNVFKPRIQPFLISWMKYDPTKEIEKLSIPTMIINGKNDIQVPAMDAELLAKAKPKAELLLIDQMNHVLKEAPAVREKNLATYSDPTLPLAEGLLSGIKKFLK encoded by the coding sequence ATGAAAAAGTACATGATCGGGCTCATAGTAGTTATAATAGCGATTATGACAGGGTGCAATAAAGAAGAGAGTGGAACGGAAATGCTTATTGGAACATGGAATGGTGCGATTCAGGTGCCTAGTCAACCGCTTGATATTATTTTGAATTTTAATAGTAATGATGATTTAACTGGAACGATTAGCATTCCCGTGCAAAATGTTGATGAATTTGAGTTGACGCAAATTAATCTGAAAGAGGATACGGTCACTTTCAAAATGCCGTTATCCGGACAAAACATCTATTTTAAAGGAAAGTTAGATGATGATAAGATCTCAGGAACGTTTACCCAACAAGGAAAATCGTTTCCATTTGAAGTTGTAAGAGGAGAACCGAAAACGGATCAATCAGAAGAGGAGGAAAATTTCTTAACCATAGAGTCTCCAACAGGTAAGCTTTATGGTTCACTGCTGACATCTGAAAAGAGTGGTCCAACGCCAATTGCTATTATCATTCCAGGGTCTGGTCCGACGGATCGCAATGGAAATTCACCTTTACTTCCTGGAAAGAATAATAGCTTGAAGCTTTTAGCAGAAGGACTTTCAGAACAAGGCATCGCGAGTCTCAGATATGACAAGCGAGGGGCTGGGAAAAATGCGCAAGCTATTACGAAAGAAGAAGATTTACGATTTGAAACGTTCGTTGATGACGCAAAACAATGGATAAATAAACTTGAAGAAGATGAACGATTTTCAGATATATATGTCATTGGGCATAGCCAAGGATCGCTCGTAGGTATGTTGGCTGCACAAGATTCATCAGCTGACGCTTTCATTTCCATTGCAGGGGCAGGTCGTTCGATTGACCAAGTATTAGCTGAACAGCTCGCGACATTACCTGAAGAACTCCTCAAGGAAAGCGAACAAATTCTTGCTTCGTTAAAACGTGGAAAAACCGTAAACGAGGTCGATACTCAGTTAATGAATGTGTTCAAACCAAGGATTCAGCCGTTTCTTATTTCTTGGATGAAGTATGATCCAACAAAAGAAATCGAGAAACTGAGTATCCCGACAATGATCATTAATGGTAAAAACGACATCCAAGTGCCGGCAATGGACGCCGAGCTACTCGCTAAGGCGAAACCAAAAGCGGAACTCCTGCTTATTGACCAAATGAACCATGTGCTAAAAGAAGCACCAGCCGTTCGAGAAAAAAATCTCGCAACCTACTCGGATCCAACACTTCCGTTAGCAGAAGGACTGCTTTCAGGTATAAAGAAATTTTTGAAGTAA
- a CDS encoding RrF2 family transcriptional regulator: protein MAEKVSNTKWFGMALQALIVLADQDGLCPSGKMAEKLESQSAFLRKILTHLVKADLIQAQEGRYGGYSLVKKPEEITLAEVYDAMKAENSPTGFLGVESKECFPPPTREALFQLKDEMEGWIVDGLKQKTVADLLNK from the coding sequence ATGGCTGAAAAAGTATCGAATACAAAGTGGTTTGGGATGGCGTTGCAAGCGCTCATCGTTCTTGCCGATCAAGATGGTCTTTGTCCGAGTGGCAAGATGGCAGAAAAGCTCGAATCTCAATCAGCTTTTTTACGAAAAATATTAACACACTTGGTGAAGGCAGATTTAATACAGGCTCAAGAGGGGCGGTATGGTGGATACTCACTCGTGAAAAAACCAGAAGAGATTACGCTTGCTGAAGTGTATGATGCTATGAAAGCAGAGAATTCACCAACTGGATTTCTCGGTGTTGAGAGCAAAGAATGTTTTCCGCCACCGACTAGAGAAGCATTGTTTCAGCTGAAAGACGAAATGGAAGGCTGGATTGTCGACGGATTGAAGCAAAAAACAGTTGCAGACCTACTTAATAAGTAG
- a CDS encoding DUF2188 domain-containing protein translates to MKNYHVVPDRDVNGWYIKLEDAAPIDHYEMKSDAIEVAERVASENTPSKLLILDQDREVVEERKY, encoded by the coding sequence ATGAAAAATTATCATGTAGTACCAGACCGAGATGTGAATGGTTGGTATATTAAATTAGAGGATGCTGCACCAATTGATCATTATGAGATGAAATCAGATGCGATCGAAGTTGCGGAACGTGTAGCAAGTGAAAATACACCAAGTAAACTTCTTATCCTAGACCAGGATCGAGAAGTAGTTGAAGAACGTAAGTATTAA
- a CDS encoding nitroreductase family protein: protein MSEKTMTKEEYLNKAKDLNKGAGAPKELEDTDFFTVAKERRSVRQYDPTVKIDENEIRELLEIAIQAPSSSNLQPWRFLVIQDQAAKEELLPIANNQQQVVDASAVIAVLGDKDAYKNAERIFGQLVEKGRMTEELKNTYVNSILEGYGSFPAERLSKIANIDGGLISMQLMLAAKAKGYDTVPMGGYDADKFVEAFNVPENFEPVMLIALGKGTQAGFEKTRLPLEDVLEWNKY from the coding sequence ATGTCAGAGAAAACAATGACAAAGGAAGAATATTTAAATAAAGCTAAAGACTTGAATAAAGGGGCAGGTGCACCAAAAGAGCTTGAGGATACTGATTTCTTTACAGTAGCAAAGGAACGTCGATCTGTACGACAGTATGACCCAACGGTAAAAATTGATGAAAATGAGATTCGCGAATTACTGGAGATTGCGATTCAAGCACCATCTTCTTCAAACCTTCAGCCTTGGAGATTTCTTGTTATTCAAGATCAAGCTGCTAAGGAAGAATTACTTCCTATCGCAAACAATCAACAGCAAGTCGTTGATGCATCTGCGGTAATTGCAGTACTTGGAGATAAAGATGCTTATAAGAATGCAGAGCGTATTTTCGGTCAATTGGTGGAAAAAGGAAGAATGACAGAAGAGCTGAAAAATACGTATGTGAATAGCATTCTAGAAGGATACGGAAGCTTTCCAGCTGAACGTCTATCAAAAATTGCAAATATCGATGGCGGGTTGATCTCCATGCAGTTGATGCTTGCAGCAAAAGCAAAAGGATATGACACGGTACCTATGGGAGGATACGATGCTGACAAATTTGTTGAAGCATTCAATGTTCCTGAAAACTTCGAGCCAGTTATGTTAATTGCACTAGGTAAAGGTACGCAAGCTGGGTTTGAAAAAACACGTTTACCACTAGAAGATGTGCTTGAATGGAACAAATATTAA
- a CDS encoding DUF3243 domain-containing protein, with amino-acid sequence MKDPMNAAAELNEEKKDEIMENFQTFKDYLGDQVHKGEKLGLGEEGLTKGAKRVADYLAKHEEPRNREEKVLNELWNVANEDERKHMAHVLVKLTDETNK; translated from the coding sequence ATGAAAGACCCAATGAATGCCGCAGCTGAGTTAAACGAAGAAAAGAAAGATGAAATCATGGAGAATTTCCAGACTTTCAAAGACTACTTAGGAGATCAGGTTCACAAAGGTGAGAAGCTTGGACTTGGCGAAGAAGGTTTAACAAAAGGCGCAAAACGAGTTGCTGACTATTTGGCAAAACATGAAGAGCCTAGAAACCGTGAAGAAAAAGTTTTGAATGAACTATGGAATGTAGCAAATGAAGATGAGCGTAAACACATGGCTCACGTATTAGTTAAACTTACAGATGAGACGAACAAATAA
- a CDS encoding SRPBCC domain-containing protein, with translation MKMSKATKSIRTQVEGRDLIMERIFDAPRELVFKAYSEADHLARWWGPQGWETTIQRFDFTPGGEWRYCMKCVDKNQEDFFGHESCGLAVYQEITSPEKIVYTDSFTDQEGNKLDGMPEMLISMEFVDHEGKTKLVTRTQFATEEVLKQIMDMGVVEGTSSQFEKLDAHLKQIQS, from the coding sequence ATGAAAATGTCAAAAGCGACAAAAAGCATTAGGACACAAGTAGAAGGTCGAGACCTCATCATGGAACGAATTTTCGATGCACCGAGAGAACTAGTTTTCAAGGCTTATTCAGAGGCTGACCACTTAGCACGTTGGTGGGGACCTCAAGGATGGGAAACAACCATTCAAAGATTTGATTTTACACCTGGTGGAGAATGGCGATATTGCATGAAGTGTGTAGATAAAAATCAAGAGGATTTCTTTGGTCATGAATCATGTGGGTTAGCAGTGTATCAGGAAATTACATCCCCTGAAAAAATCGTCTATACAGATTCATTCACTGATCAAGAAGGGAATAAGCTTGATGGCATGCCAGAAATGCTAATTTCGATGGAATTCGTTGATCATGAAGGAAAGACGAAACTCGTTACACGTACACAATTCGCAACTGAAGAGGTTCTGAAGCAAATTATGGACATGGGTGTAGTTGAAGGTACTTCATCTCAATTTGAAAAACTGGATGCACATTTGAAGCAAATTCAATCATAA
- a CDS encoding class I SAM-dependent methyltransferase produces the protein MTVINQNRKAWNKKVEDGVVYTKAVSKELIDRCKTGEWEIGVTAGKPVPRNWFPESLEGMKVLCLASGGGQQGPVLAAAGADVTVVDLSEKQLEQDEQVAMRNGLQLKTIQGDMTDLQFFEDEQFDFIVHPVSNLFVEDIKPVWNEAARVLKDRGVLISGFTNPLLYIFDDEEEQKGNLEVRHSIPTSTIANFTEKELEEYYKGDVTVEFAHTLEDQIQGQIDAGFVIAGFYEDDFGGNRILDEYIKCFMGTRAVKLSL, from the coding sequence ATGACAGTCATTAATCAAAATCGTAAGGCATGGAACAAAAAAGTGGAAGACGGGGTTGTGTATACAAAGGCAGTTAGTAAAGAGTTGATTGATAGGTGTAAAACTGGAGAATGGGAGATAGGTGTAACGGCTGGGAAACCTGTCCCAAGAAATTGGTTTCCTGAATCTCTTGAAGGAATGAAAGTCCTTTGCCTTGCTTCGGGCGGTGGTCAACAAGGACCGGTATTAGCAGCTGCTGGTGCAGACGTTACTGTTGTTGATCTCTCAGAAAAACAACTTGAACAAGATGAACAAGTTGCAATGAGGAATGGTTTACAGTTAAAAACCATACAAGGTGACATGACGGACCTTCAATTCTTTGAGGATGAGCAATTCGATTTCATCGTACATCCCGTATCGAATCTGTTTGTTGAAGATATTAAGCCTGTTTGGAATGAAGCTGCAAGAGTACTCAAAGATAGAGGTGTATTGATTTCAGGTTTTACAAATCCGTTACTGTACATTTTTGATGATGAAGAAGAGCAGAAAGGAAATCTCGAAGTGAGGCATTCAATCCCGACTTCGACAATCGCAAACTTTACTGAAAAAGAGCTAGAAGAATATTATAAAGGCGATGTCACCGTTGAGTTTGCCCATACCCTTGAGGACCAAATCCAAGGACAAATTGATGCCGGGTTTGTAATTGCTGGGTTTTATGAAGATGATTTCGGAGGAAACCGAATTCTCGATGAGTATATCAAATGCTTCATGGGAACAAGAGCAGTGAAACTGAGTTTGTAA